In Fusobacterium periodonticum ATCC 33693, the following are encoded in one genomic region:
- the rlmB gene encoding 23S rRNA (guanosine(2251)-2'-O)-methyltransferase RlmB has protein sequence MERIIGVNPVTEALLNKEKNIEKLELYNGLKGETVQKLKELASKRNIKIFYTNKKIDNSQGVAVYISNFDYYKDFDEAYEELASKNKSVVLILDEIQDPRNFGAIIRSAEVFKVDLILIPERNSVRINETVVKTSTGAIEYVNISKVTNLSDTINKLKKLDYWVYGAAGEASINYNEEDYPNKIVLVLGNEGSGIRKKVREHCDKLIKIPMFGQINSLNVSVASGILLSRIVNK, from the coding sequence ATGGAAAGAATTATTGGTGTTAATCCTGTAACAGAAGCCTTACTTAATAAAGAGAAGAACATAGAAAAATTAGAACTCTATAATGGCTTAAAAGGTGAAACAGTACAAAAGCTAAAGGAATTAGCTTCTAAAAGAAATATTAAAATTTTCTACACAAATAAAAAAATAGATAATTCTCAAGGTGTAGCAGTGTATATAAGTAATTTTGATTACTATAAAGATTTTGATGAAGCCTATGAAGAGCTTGCTTCTAAAAATAAGTCAGTAGTTTTAATCTTAGATGAAATTCAAGATCCTAGAAACTTTGGTGCAATAATAAGAAGTGCTGAAGTATTCAAAGTTGATTTAATATTAATACCTGAGAGAAACTCAGTTAGAATAAATGAAACTGTTGTTAAGACTTCAACAGGAGCCATAGAATATGTAAATATTTCTAAGGTAACTAATCTATCTGACACAATAAATAAATTAAAAAAATTAGATTATTGGGTATATGGAGCAGCTGGGGAAGCTAGTATCAACTACAATGAAGAAGATTATCCTAATAAAATTGTTTTAGTTCTTGGAAATGAAGGTAGTGGGATTAGAAAAAAAGTTAGAGAACACTGTGATAAACTAATTAAAATTCCAATGTTTGGGCAAATAAATTCTTTAAATGTCTCTGTTGCAAGTGGAATACTGCTGTCAAGAATAGTTAATAAATAA
- a CDS encoding sigma-70 family RNA polymerase sigma factor — translation MEENINTILKKAQTGDSEAIDWILKEYSKILSFNAQKYYLIGAEQEDLLQEGILGLLKAIKFYDETKSSFSSFAFLCIRREMISAIRKANTQKNSILNEALTTSSMIEDSSDVDNYISSENNPEEAYLLKEEIKEFKNFSDKNFSKFEKEVLKYLIRGYSYREIAKILSKNLKSIDNTIQRIRKKSEDWINKEEI, via the coding sequence ATGGAAGAAAATATAAATACTATTTTAAAGAAAGCTCAAACTGGAGACAGTGAGGCTATAGATTGGATTTTAAAAGAGTATTCAAAAATTTTATCTTTTAATGCACAAAAATATTATTTAATAGGTGCTGAACAAGAAGATTTACTACAAGAAGGTATTTTAGGACTATTAAAAGCTATAAAATTCTATGATGAAACTAAATCTTCTTTCAGTAGTTTTGCTTTTCTGTGTATAAGAAGAGAAATGATAAGTGCTATCAGAAAGGCTAATACTCAAAAAAATTCTATTTTGAATGAAGCTTTAACAACAAGCTCAATGATAGAAGATAGTTCTGATGTAGATAATTATATTTCTTCAGAAAATAATCCTGAAGAAGCATATCTTTTAAAAGAAGAAATAAAAGAATTTAAGAATTTTTCAGATAAAAATTTTAGTAAGTTTGAAAAAGAAGTTTTAAAATATTTAATAAGAGGTTATTCATATAGAGAAATTGCTAAAATCTTATCTAAAAACTTAAAAAGTATAGACAATACTATTCAAAGAATTAGAAAAAAAAGTGAAGATTGGATAAATAAAGAAGAAATTTAA
- the leuS gene encoding leucine--tRNA ligase encodes MREYDYKEIEKKWQEKWAKDNIFKTEDEVAGKENYYVLSMLPYPSGKLHVGHARNYTIGDVISRYKRMKGYNVLQPMGWDSFGLPAENAAIQNGIHPAIWTKSNIENMRRQLKLIGFSYDWEREIASYTPEYYKWNQWLFKRMYEKGLIYKKKSLVNWCPDCQTVLANEQVEDGMCWRHSKTHVIQKELEQWFFKITDYADELLEGHEEIKDGWPEKVLTMQKNWIGKSFGTELKLKVVETGEDLPIFTTRIDTIYGVSYAVVAPEHPIVDKILKVNPSIKDKVTEMKNTDMIERGAEGREKNGIDSGWHIENPVSKEIVPLWIADYVLMNYGTGAVMGVPAHDERDFAFAGKYNLPVKQVITSKKADEKVELPFVEEGIMINSGDFNGLSSKDALIKIAEYVEEKNLGQRTYKYRLKDWGISRQRYWGTPIPVLYCEKCGEVLEKDENLPVILPDDIEFSGNGNPLETSNQFKEATCPCCGGKARRDTDTMDTFVDSSWYFLRYCDPKNLNLPFTKEIVDKWTPVDQYIGGVEHAVMHLLYARFFFKVLRDLGLLTANEPFKRLLTQGMVLGPSYYSEKENRYLLPKDVVLKGDKAYSEAGEELQVKVEKMSKSKNNGVDPEEMLDKYGADTTRLFIMFAAPPEKELEWNENGLAGAYRFLTRVWRLIFENSELVKNAHDDIDYNKLSKEDKALLIKLNQTIKKVTDAIENNYHFNTAIAANMELINEVQSYVTNSMSSEQAPKILAYTLKKILLMLSPFVPHFCDEIWEELGETGYLFNEKWPEYDEKMLSSDEVTIAVQVNGKIRGSFEIEKDSDKAVVEKAALELPNVTKHLEGMNIVKVIVIPNRIVNIVVKPQ; translated from the coding sequence TTGAGAGAATACGATTACAAGGAAATTGAAAAGAAATGGCAAGAAAAATGGGCTAAAGATAATATCTTTAAAACAGAAGATGAAGTAGCAGGTAAAGAAAATTATTATGTACTTTCAATGTTACCTTATCCTTCAGGGAAACTACATGTTGGACATGCTAGAAACTATACTATAGGAGATGTTATTTCAAGATATAAGAGAATGAAGGGGTATAATGTACTTCAACCTATGGGTTGGGACTCATTTGGACTTCCTGCAGAAAATGCTGCTATTCAAAATGGAATTCACCCTGCTATTTGGACTAAATCTAATATAGAAAATATGAGAAGACAATTAAAATTAATTGGTTTTTCTTATGATTGGGAAAGAGAAATAGCAAGCTATACTCCAGAATATTATAAATGGAATCAATGGTTATTCAAAAGAATGTATGAAAAAGGATTAATCTACAAGAAAAAATCTTTAGTTAACTGGTGTCCTGACTGTCAAACAGTTCTAGCAAACGAACAAGTTGAAGATGGAATGTGTTGGCGTCACTCTAAGACTCATGTTATACAAAAAGAATTGGAACAATGGTTCTTTAAAATAACTGACTATGCTGATGAGCTATTAGAAGGTCATGAAGAAATAAAAGATGGTTGGCCTGAAAAAGTTTTAACTATGCAAAAGAACTGGATAGGTAAATCTTTTGGTACTGAATTAAAATTAAAGGTTGTTGAAACAGGTGAAGACTTACCTATATTCACAACAAGAATAGATACTATCTATGGTGTTTCTTATGCAGTTGTTGCACCTGAACACCCTATTGTTGATAAAATCTTAAAAGTTAATCCTTCAATCAAAGACAAAGTAACAGAAATGAAAAATACTGATATGATTGAAAGAGGAGCAGAAGGTAGAGAGAAAAATGGTATTGACAGTGGTTGGCATATAGAAAACCCAGTAAGTAAAGAAATAGTTCCATTATGGATAGCTGACTATGTTCTTATGAACTATGGTACAGGAGCCGTAATGGGAGTACCTGCTCATGATGAAAGAGACTTTGCTTTTGCTGGTAAATACAATTTACCTGTTAAACAAGTTATAACTTCCAAAAAAGCTGATGAAAAAGTTGAATTACCTTTTGTTGAAGAGGGTATAATGATAAACTCAGGTGACTTTAATGGTCTATCTAGTAAAGATGCTTTAATTAAAATAGCAGAATATGTTGAAGAAAAAAATCTTGGACAAAGAACATATAAATATAGATTAAAAGACTGGGGTATCTCAAGACAAAGATATTGGGGAACTCCTATACCTGTTCTATACTGTGAAAAATGTGGTGAAGTTTTAGAAAAAGATGAAAATTTACCTGTAATCTTACCTGATGATATAGAGTTCTCTGGAAATGGAAATCCTTTAGAAACTTCTAACCAATTTAAAGAAGCTACTTGTCCTTGTTGTGGTGGAAAAGCTAGAAGAGATACTGACACTATGGATACTTTCGTAGACTCATCTTGGTATTTCTTAAGATACTGTGATCCTAAGAATTTAAATTTACCTTTTACTAAAGAAATTGTAGATAAATGGACTCCTGTAGACCAATATATTGGTGGAGTTGAACATGCTGTAATGCACTTACTATATGCTAGATTCTTCTTTAAAGTTTTAAGAGATTTAGGACTATTAACAGCAAATGAACCATTTAAAAGACTATTAACTCAAGGAATGGTATTAGGACCATCATATTATTCTGAAAAAGAAAACAGATATTTACTTCCAAAAGATGTTGTTTTAAAGGGAGATAAGGCTTATTCTGAAGCAGGAGAAGAATTACAAGTTAAAGTTGAAAAGATGTCAAAATCTAAAAATAATGGTGTTGACCCTGAAGAAATGTTAGATAAATATGGAGCCGATACAACTAGATTATTTATCATGTTTGCTGCACCACCTGAAAAAGAATTAGAATGGAATGAAAATGGACTTGCAGGAGCATATAGATTTTTAACAAGAGTTTGGAGATTAATTTTTGAAAATTCAGAACTTGTAAAAAATGCTCATGATGACATTGATTATAATAAGCTTTCTAAAGAAGATAAGGCATTATTGATTAAATTAAATCAGACTATTAAAAAAGTTACTGATGCAATTGAAAACAACTACCATTTTAACACTGCTATAGCTGCTAATATGGAACTTATCAATGAAGTTCAAAGCTATGTTACTAACTCAATGAGTTCTGAACAAGCTCCTAAAATTCTAGCTTACACATTGAAAAAGATATTACTTATGTTATCTCCATTTGTTCCACATTTCTGTGATGAAATTTGGGAAGAATTAGGAGAAACTGGATATTTATTCAATGAAAAATGGCCTGAATATGATGAGAAAATGTTATCTTCTGATGAAGTTACTATAGCTGTTCAAGTCAATGGAAAAATTAGAGGAAGCTTTGAAATTGAAAAAGATAGTGATAAGGCTGTAGTTGAAAAAGCTGCTTTAGAATTACCAAATGTTACTAAACATTTAGAAGGAATGAATATTGTAAAAGTTATAGTAATACCTAATAGAATAGTTAATATTGTTGTAAAGCCACAATAA
- a CDS encoding endo alpha-1,4 polygalactosaminidase: MKKYILLLFFCIYYFSFSTTNEIYRDRMRDFVREIRNNTSKNKIIITQNGNELYFKDNKIDEKFFKITNGTTQESLYYGDILKFNVATSKEVNNELLKLLLPIRKKGKPVFIINYGKGEKKRNILKQESLKTNLLNELLPSFALSDFYKPINDYNTNDIHNLNEVKNYLCLLNPEKFFSMDEYYQALKNTNYDLLLIEVSYDNVFFTKGQIEGLKIKKNGGKRIVIAYLSIGEAEDYRFYWKKEWNKNKPDWIVSENENWEGNYIVKYWDPKWKEIIKEYQKKLDEIGVDGYLLDTLDSYSYFEK, from the coding sequence ATTAAAAAATATATTTTATTATTATTTTTCTGTATATATTATTTTAGTTTTTCAACAACAAATGAAATATATAGGGATAGAATGAGAGATTTTGTAAGGGAAATAAGAAACAATACAAGCAAAAATAAGATTATTATCACTCAAAATGGGAATGAGTTGTATTTTAAAGATAATAAGATAGATGAGAAATTTTTTAAAATTACAAATGGAACAACTCAAGAATCATTGTATTATGGTGATATTTTAAAATTCAATGTTGCAACTTCAAAAGAAGTAAATAATGAATTATTAAAATTACTTCTTCCTATTAGAAAAAAAGGAAAGCCTGTCTTTATTATAAATTATGGAAAAGGTGAAAAGAAAAGAAACATTTTAAAGCAAGAATCTTTAAAGACAAATCTGCTAAATGAACTACTTCCTTCATTTGCCTTAAGTGATTTCTATAAGCCAATAAATGACTATAATACAAATGATATTCATAATCTTAATGAAGTTAAAAATTATCTGTGTTTGTTGAATCCTGAAAAATTTTTTAGTATGGATGAATACTATCAAGCTTTAAAAAATACTAATTATGATTTACTTTTAATAGAAGTTTCTTATGATAATGTTTTCTTCACTAAGGGGCAAATAGAAGGATTAAAAATTAAAAAGAATGGTGGAAAGAGAATAGTTATTGCTTATTTGAGTATAGGAGAAGCTGAAGATTATAGGTTCTATTGGAAGAAAGAATGGAATAAAAATAAACCTGATTGGATTGTTAGTGAAAATGAAAATTGGGAAGGAAATTATATAGTCAAATATTGGGATCCTAAATGGAAAGAGATTATAAAAGAATATCAAAAAAAATTAGATGAAATAGGAGTAGACGGCTATCTACTAGATACTTTAGACAGTTATTCATATTTTGAAAAATAA
- a CDS encoding TonB-dependent receptor, producing the protein MKKLLALLTILSSIIAFAEDTIELDQTTIKSAPKSSDYTLIPKEQKNTYVITQEKIRERNYKNVEDVLRDAPGVTIQNTAFGPRVDMRGSGEKSLSRVKVLIDGVSINPTEETMASLPINSIPIETVKKIEIIPGGGATLYGSGSVGGVVSITTNSNVTKNNFFADLNYGSFDNRNFGFAGGYNFNKHLYVNYGFSYLNSEGYRREEEKENKIYLLGFDYKINPKNKFRFQTRYSKFKDDGSNQVTRQVLEYDRKEVGLNLDAVTRDKSYTFDYEYRPTQNLIMAGTLYKQEQDRNFKTESLDDIRIISSPAGYTYGSYKEEMNFYDITSKMTAKFEEDKKGLKLKSKYDYTKGELILGYDYQKAVNKRDSFVQSETLKSYNNGYTNGVLRGDDIQPVINRVKVNMEKESHSFYAFNKFDVIDNLNITTGFRTEITKYKGERVNGPNTMPYVAAKTTEISTDRKLENYAAEFGILSKYRDTGRVFLRYEKGFVTPFANQLTDKVRDNSLPKKVGFFDPPQVNVASKYVDNNLKSEKTDTVELGIRDYFWGSLFSASVFLTDTKDEITLISSGVTNPAVNRWKYRNIGKTRRMGLELEAEQNFGNWSLSESLTLLNTKVLKANEEARLEKGDKVPLVPRVKATLGIKYNFTDKVALVGTYTYFSKRETREIRESQDLNKDDDIIKHTIGGYGVTDLGVLYKADAYSNIKVGSKNIFGKKYNLRETSLEALPAPEKTYYLEMNVRF; encoded by the coding sequence ATGAAAAAATTATTAGCTTTACTAACTATATTATCTTCAATAATAGCCTTTGCAGAAGATACTATAGAACTTGATCAAACAACTATAAAAAGTGCTCCTAAAAGTTCTGATTACACTCTAATCCCAAAAGAACAAAAAAATACCTATGTTATTACTCAAGAGAAAATAAGAGAAAGGAACTATAAAAATGTAGAAGATGTTTTAAGAGATGCACCAGGAGTTACAATACAAAATACAGCTTTTGGTCCAAGAGTTGATATGAGAGGTAGTGGAGAGAAATCTTTAAGTAGAGTTAAAGTATTAATAGATGGGGTTAGTATAAATCCTACAGAAGAAACAATGGCAAGTTTACCAATAAATTCAATCCCTATTGAAACTGTAAAAAAAATTGAGATAATCCCAGGAGGAGGAGCTACTCTTTATGGAAGTGGTTCTGTTGGTGGAGTTGTAAGTATAACAACTAACTCAAATGTTACCAAAAATAATTTTTTCGCTGACTTAAACTATGGATCATTTGACAATAGAAACTTTGGTTTTGCAGGTGGATATAACTTCAATAAACATCTATATGTAAACTATGGTTTTAGTTACCTTAATAGTGAAGGGTACAGAAGAGAAGAAGAAAAAGAAAATAAGATTTATTTACTTGGATTTGATTATAAGATAAATCCTAAAAATAAATTTAGATTCCAAACTAGATATAGTAAATTCAAAGATGATGGAAGTAATCAGGTAACAAGACAAGTTTTAGAATATGATAGAAAAGAAGTTGGCTTAAATTTAGATGCTGTAACAAGAGATAAAAGTTATACTTTTGATTATGAATATAGACCAACTCAAAATTTAATAATGGCTGGAACTTTATATAAACAAGAACAAGATAGAAACTTTAAAACAGAAAGCTTAGATGATATCAGAATAATTTCTTCACCAGCTGGTTATACTTATGGAAGTTACAAGGAAGAAATGAACTTTTATGATATAACATCTAAAATGACAGCAAAATTTGAAGAAGATAAGAAAGGTTTAAAACTAAAGAGTAAATATGACTACACTAAAGGTGAGTTAATCTTAGGATATGATTATCAAAAAGCAGTAAACAAAAGAGATTCCTTTGTACAATCTGAAACTTTAAAATCATATAATAATGGTTATACAAATGGTGTTTTAAGAGGTGATGATATTCAGCCAGTTATTAATCGTGTTAAGGTGAATATGGAAAAAGAATCTCATAGTTTCTATGCTTTTAATAAATTTGATGTAATAGATAACTTAAATATTACAACAGGATTTAGAACAGAAATTACAAAATATAAAGGTGAAAGAGTTAATGGACCAAATACTATGCCATATGTTGCTGCTAAAACTACTGAAATAAGCACAGACAGAAAATTAGAAAATTATGCTGCTGAATTTGGAATTTTATCCAAATATCGTGATACAGGAAGAGTATTTTTAAGATATGAAAAAGGATTTGTAACTCCTTTTGCAAATCAATTAACTGATAAAGTTCGTGATAATAGTTTACCTAAAAAAGTTGGATTCTTTGATCCTCCTCAAGTTAATGTGGCATCTAAATATGTAGATAATAATTTAAAATCAGAAAAAACTGATACAGTAGAACTAGGAATAAGAGATTATTTTTGGGGTTCTTTGTTTAGTGCCTCTGTATTTTTAACAGATACAAAAGATGAGATAACTTTGATAAGTTCAGGTGTCACTAACCCAGCAGTAAATAGATGGAAATATAGAAATATTGGAAAAACTAGAAGAATGGGATTAGAACTAGAAGCTGAACAAAATTTTGGAAATTGGTCTTTATCTGAATCTTTGACATTACTTAATACAAAAGTTTTAAAAGCTAATGAAGAAGCAAGATTAGAAAAAGGAGATAAAGTTCCATTAGTACCAAGAGTTAAAGCTACATTGGGTATAAAATATAATTTTACAGACAAAGTTGCATTAGTTGGAACTTACACTTACTTCAGTAAAAGAGAGACAAGAGAAATAAGAGAAAGCCAAGATTTAAATAAAGATGATGATATTATAAAACATACAATTGGTGGCTATGGTGTAACAGATTTAGGAGTTTTATATAAAGCAGATGCTTATTCTAATATTAAAGTAGGTTCAAAAAATATATTTGGTAAAAAATATAATTTAAGAGAAACAAGCCTTGAAGCTTTACCTGCACCAGAAAAAACTTATTACTTAGAAATGAATGTTAGATTCTAA